The Calditrichia bacterium genomic interval TGTGCGGATTGCCCCGCAGCATATCGGCGCAATTGACAAACTGGAAATGGAACATCACAAAATAGCCAAAGATCTGGAAGGCATCATCCATCAGTTAAAAAATATGGAAACGTTGAGCGAACAGAAAATGTCGCTGATTTGTAACGATGTCGAAAATTTGTTAGCACTTTTAGCCGAGCACGAAGCTGCCGAAGGAAGAATTATTGAAACGGCATATCTGATGGACTACGGGGGTGGTGATTGATTGTTCGTTTTAAAAAAAATACTGATTTGCAACTGTCCATCTTTGCGCCCCGCACCGGCAACGGTTTCGGGGCGTTTTTTATTATTCACCAATTTTGCCCATTTCCACGCCTTCGGAATAGGCAACGGCAATATTGTTTGA includes:
- a CDS encoding hemerythrin domain-containing protein; amino-acid sequence: MPLNKNIIADKIHEEHEYLKKEMNTIREMMNCDITAAEFPKWRLEFIWLMRDFYNDLQKHFDLEEEGGFMSDVVRIAPQHIGAIDKLEMEHHKIAKDLEGIIHQLKNMETLSEQKMSLICNDVENLLALLAEHEAAEGRIIETAYLMDYGGGD